Below is a genomic region from Flavobacterium ginsengisoli.
TTCTCCACAGCCACCTGTCCAGCCACATGTATGTGCATCATAATCTGGCAGACTTAGATGCATAGCTTTGTTTTTTCGCAATTCTATTGTAACCATAAAAAATATAATTAGCAAAAAAAGAGACACTAACCATTGCAGTTAAATCAACTCTTGAACTTAGCTTTTTACTTCTGACTTTTTGAGGTAGGTTTTTCATGATAAATTGGTTTTGAATTTAAATTTAAAAAGAAAAAGAATGCCAAAAACATCAGGTTAAAAAAAAGAAAAATATAGCATTAAAGGCCTATTAATCAGTGTGAATTGAGAATTTTTCAATATTTTTTTTAATTATTTTAAATTTTCTTAAAACCAAAAGGAATTATTAGCCGTAAATGACATTATAACTTAAAAATTAATAATTATGAAAACTAGAAAATTTTTAGCCACTGCAGTTTTAGCTTTAGCATTCGGATTTACATCTTTTGCACAAAAATCAGTTATGGTTGGCGGTGCAGCGATGTACCCAAATAAAAATATAATTGAAAATGCCGTTAATTCAAAAGATCACACAACATTAGTAGCCGCAGTAAAAGCTGCCGATTTAGTTACAACTTTAGAAGGAAAAGGACCATTTACAGTTTTTGCTCCAACAAACGAAGCTTTTGATAAATTGCCAAAAGGAACAGTTGAAACTTTATTAAAACCAGAAAATAAAAAGAAATTGCAAACAATCTTAACCTATCACGTTGCTTCTGGAAAATGGAGTTCTGCTGATATCGCAAAAGCAATAAAAGACGGAAAAGGTAAAGCAACGATTAAAACAGTAAGTGGCGGAACTCTTACTGCATGGATGAAAGGCAAAGATTTATATATTACAGACGAAAACGGTAATAAAGCTAAAGTAACAATTGCAGATGTGAATCAATCAAATGGTGTAATTCACGTAGTTGATGCAGTATTACTACCTAAAAATTAATAAAAATCTCCAGAATTAGATTTCCTACAATGAAAAGGCCCTGTAATTATTACGGGGCTTTTTTTATTTTTTAGCCGTTAATGTTGCTCCTGCAGAGGCTACAACAACGCAAACTACAGCAAGAATTTCGTGAAAACTTAAATTTTCATGAAGAAATATAAATGCGCAAATAGAAGCCGCTGCTGGCTCTAAGCTCATTAAAATACTAAAAGTACGTGGAGGAAGTTTTCCTAAAGCTTTCATTTCTAAAGTGAATGGAATCGCACTAGATAAAAGAGCAAGTGCAACACCCATTCCGAATAGCTTTGGCGTAAGATTATCTAATCCGCTTTCTAGAAAGCCAAATGGCAGGACTAAAAGTGCCGCAAATAGCATTCCTGTTGAAACGGCGTAACCGTCATTCATTATTTTTGAAATTTTTCCTCCCAAAACAATATACGCACTCCAGAACGCTCCAGCCAAAAGCGCACATATAATCCCAATAGGATCTAATCGATCGTTTGTCCAAGGAGCGATAAGTAAAATGCCAATTGCTGCAAGCATAACCCAGCAATAATCAACTAAACGTTTTGAACCTGCTATAGCAAGCAATAACGGACCAACAAACTCTAAAGTCACGGCTAAACCGATTGGAATTTTTTCTATTGCGATATAAAAAATTAAATTCATGGCTCCTAAAGACAAACCATACGGAATTACAATTTTCCACTGTTGGAGAGTTATCGCTTTTAGATTTGGTCTATAAGCCAATAATAAAATTAATGCTGAAATACCAATACGCATAGATGCTGTACCAGCTGCGCCGATTGTAGGAAATAGTGTTTTGGCAATTGCAGCCCCACATTGCACACTAATAATAGCTAATAGTACTGCTGGAACAGGAGGAAGGCTGATTTCTCTGTTTTTCATAAAAAATAGGACAGAATTATAAATGAGTATATTTCTGTCGGATAAATAAAATGTATTCTAAATTAATTGCCCAATGCTTTTTTTGTAACATAGGCGCGATAACCAATAATAGCCATTTGCCATTTCTTAGCCTTAGAAATATCTAGACCTTGTTTGGTAAAGCTCGGCAAAAGTAGTTTATTTAGTTTAGCTAATAATTTATACATAGTAGATTTGTTTTGGCAAAGATAAAAAAATAAAAGACTTTGTGATTGAAACAAAGTCTTTTGGGTAGTAAAATGTAAATGTATTTAAATTCTGAGAATCAGGTTTTCATCGCCATCAGTTTCACGATTTATTACATTTTTTGGAGCTTCCATCCATCCCGTTTTATTGATGACAAATTTAAAAAGATGCGTTTTATTTTTTTCAAACTGTGATTTAGGTACCGATAATTCAAATGTATTTTTGCTTTTCTGAATCATTTGAAAATTAGGATCGTTAGGATTCCATTTATCAAAAGAACCTGCAATTGAAACATTTTTAACCAATTTTGGATCTAAATTCTTGTCATGTTCGTACAAGAAGACAACATTGTCGTTAACAATTTTGTAACCGTAAATGCCAGATTGTTTTTTGTTTACACTTAATAAATCATTAGAAAGTCTAATAACGGCTTCACCAAGTGCATTGCCTGTATTTTCGTCACTTATATTTACAATAATTGAAATTCCTAAATGACGTTCGGGATAAATAACTAACATGTTTTGAGTTCCAAATGCACCACCATGTTTCCAGCAGTTTTTTCCGTTTTCATCAACTTGGATATAATCCCAAAAATATCCGTTCCAAGTTGTTTCGCTATTTAGGAGATTTCGTTGTGTTTCTTGAATAATTTTATTTTTTGTATTCAGTTCATAAGCAATAAATTTGGTCAAATCACCTAAAGTAGATTTTAGCATTCCAGCAGCGCCCCAAAGATTATCTGAAATGTTTGGCATTAGAACACCTTTTAGATTATAGCCATTTGCAATAACTGCATTTGGATTTAAATTTATGCCACTTGATTGCATGTCAAGTTTTGAAAAAATATTTTCTTTCAAAAGCGTTTCATAACTTTTCTGATAGATATTTTCTAAAATATGAGCCGTAAGGTTGAGACTTCCGTTACTATATTTGAATTTAGTTCCAGGCAAAGTATCTAATTTGATCGTTTTAAGATCTTCGAAAAACTTTTCACGACTATACATTTCGTCCATCTTTTTAAAAGCTAAATAACTGCTGTCATTTCTGTTTTTTCTTAATTCAGCATTATCTGGAAGATCTTTATCGAAACCAGTTCTAAAAGAAACCAAATCTTTAATAGTTATAGGCGTTCCATTATATTCTAGGTTTGGATAGGATCCAGTAATGTATTTTCTAATATCATCATCTGGATTTAATTTTCCTTCTACAACAGCTTGCGCAGTAAGTAATCCGGTAAATAATTTGGTTATAGAAGCAACTTCAAAAATAGTATTGTTGTTGGCAACGTTTTCTTTTCCTTTATCAATTTCTCCGTAATGTCTGGTAAAAGTTTTTCCATTTTTAACAACTCCAATTGAAATGGAATTGGCTTTTGACTTTCCCATTAAAAGTGAAGCAGTTTTGTCCATTGCAATGTAGATGTTCTTTTCTGCTGTATTCTTTTGTGCTAGAATTGAAAAGCTAAAACATAAAAACAAGACTATAATGAGCTTTTTCATTTTCGTAAATATGTTTTTTATTTATTAAAGAAGCTGAAATTACTTTGCTAGCATTTTATTAATTTTCTCAAGCATTTCTTTTGCATTATTGTTATCTGGAGAAAGGGCTAATGCTTTTTGATAATTTTCTTTCGAAAGCGTTAATTGATTGTTTCTAAAATAACCATCAGCCAAACTATCAAAAGCATTTCCAGATTTTGGATTCTCTTTAGCATTAAGTTCAAAAACTTTTAGTCCGTCACTCAATCTTCCGTGATCTAATAAAGTATAACCGATAACATTCAATCGATATTCAAAATCCCAATTAGGGTGATTCTTTTTTATTGCTAGATAATTCTCTTCAGCTTTTGTAATGTTTGGTTTTAAAAAATCTGATTGACTTTTTCTCCCGCCAAAAGAAAGTCATCTGTAAGAGTTTTGTCTACAATCGAAGCAACATGGTTAATTACTTGACTTTGCACATACAAATTCGAATATTTATGACCATTAGACAGAAAGATTATCGTTAAATCACGATCGATGAATTTTCTAAAAGCAGTTTCATTGCCGCCAGTAAAACCATAAGAAAGGACTTTATTAACTGGTACGATTTCCCAACCGAAAGCAAAACGATCTGTGTTGTTAGCAAACGGAAACGATTTCCACATTTCATATTTGATTTCTTTTTGAAGATAAATGTCTTTGTCTAAATTTTCGTTCCAATAAATGAAATTCTGTAAAGAAATATTTAAACCATTGGCAGAATGAGCGTCGGTACCAAAGTTTGAAGTGCTTTTAACGTATTTTCTTGTTTGATCGTTATAATTGTATCGAAAAGCACTATTGGGTATTGCTTCACCAAAATTGGATGAAAAGTAAACACCAGATTTTATAGAAGAAAATTGATTTTGTAAAATATAATCTTCAAAAGTAAAACCAGTGATTTTCTCTACGATTTTGGCAAGAAACAGATAATTAGTTTGATTGTAACGATATTGATTACCTGTTGTAAAATCCATTGGCTTTTTAGACAGTAAAGCTATTTTTTCGGCAAGTGGCGCAGTTGTCGGAATTTCTTGAAACCTTATAATATCTGGGAGCCCAGAAGAATGAGAAAGCAAATTTTTGATTTTTACATCTTGCCATTCTATTGGAGTATTTTCTAGATATTTTGAAATAGGATCTTCAAGTGATAACTTTCCTTGCTCTATAAGTTGAAATATCCCTACATTGGTAATTAATTTGGTAGTAGAAAAATTTTAAAAGCAGTGTTTTTATCCACTGCTTTATTATCTTCTATAGAAGCTTTTCCAAAATATTTTTCATAAACAATTTTACCATCTTTTATTACTGCCAATGCCACACCAGGAATTTCATTTATTGCTATTACTTCTTTTATATAATTGTCAATTTTTTGTTCTGTTGATTTGTCAGCTTTTTTTTGACTAAAAGATAAATTAAGAACGAATAGCAAAAAGACGGTAAGAAAGGACTTCATATAGATTAAGCTTTTTTATTCTGCTTTTCCATTTCCTTCATGTCTTTTGCATGTTGTTTCATGTCCTTAGCATGTTGCTTCATATCTTTTGCATGTTGTTTCATATCAAGCTCATACTGTTTCATGTCTTGCTCATATTGCTTCATGTTGCTTTCGTAGTCTTTAGAGTCATCTCCAAAATCAAACTTAAAGTCATAGCTGAATTTTTCCATGTTAGCATTGAATTTTTCCATTGCTATTTCATATTTCGCCATTTCTTTTTCGTACACCTCTGCTCGTTGTGACATGATAGATTCAATTTGTTTTTCGTAAGCTTTCAATTGTGGCTCAAATGCTTCCATTTGTTTTCCGAAAGCTTCCATGTCTTTTTCAAATTTAGCCATTGCTACTTTGTCAGTTGGGTTTTTAGGAGCAATTGGAGGTTTTGGCATTTTTGACATATCAATTGGTGGAGCAGGAGGAATTGGTCCGCCAGGAAATGTTGGTGGAGTTGGAGGTACTGGTGCCACAACATCAGAATCTGCATGATTGCGAACCACAACTCTTTCGTTTCTGATTATTATTGGCATTCTAAGATTTCTATCAGTATTAATATTGATAGATTTTGCTCCATTCTCGTCTGTTCCAATAGCTAGTTCACAGTCTTTAATAGCGTCGTCACCATCGATTTTGATAGTTTGTTTTTTACCAGAATCTGATTTTACTTTGATTTGAATTGCAGTCAATTCTTCTTTTGTATTTCTTTTTACATCCGAAATTTCGACGTCAAGATTATGGTTTGACTTTAATTTTCCAGGCAATTCATTTAATTCTTTGTCAGTAGTATTTTTAGTGATTTTGATTGTTTCTTCAGCATCTTTTACTGTGTCTCTTTGGATTGTGGGAGTTTCGGTTTGTTTCTTTTCTTGCGCAATGGTCTTTATTTGAAATAAAAGAACAAACGCACCAAGAGCCGGAATTACTGCCGAATACTTCCAGTAATTTCTTTTGTTTGATTGATTTTTGTTTAACATGACAATTCGTTTTTTGATTAATGATTGATAAAAATGATTGGTGATTGCAACGCAAGTTTCATGCGTTGTTATTTTTAATAACGTGTATTGATACGCTTTTTTGTCGGCAATTTTTTTAGAAGCCTCACTGTCTGCAATGAATTCAAGGTTTTGCAAGATGGCTTTTTTATAAAGCCATATAATTGGGTTAAACCAAAATAGTATGCAAAAGATTCTCGAAATCAAAACGTCTATAGTGTGCTTTTGATCGCTATGCACTTTTTCATGTTCTAAAATGCTTTCTAATTCTGCTGAAGTATATAGTGATGAGTTATATACTATGTAATCAAAATAAGAGAAAGGAGCTATATTTTCATTTACATCTATAAATTTAAAATCTTCCTGCTGTTCAATTTTTTTCCTTTTAGAACAGAATTCAGACTGTAAAAGTCAAACGCAAATTTGATAATAAAAGCTAGAAAACCCATTCCGTAAACTACTGCCAAAACCAAACTCCAGTTGATTTCAAAATTTTCTTCTTCAATAACAGATACATTTGTAGGCGAGTAGTGAGCTTGGTATGCGGCTACATTACTATTAGAAACCGGAATGTTTTTTACATCCGTTGTCGTAGTTGTGATTATTGGATCTGGTGTTGGCGCAGGTGGCGCCTCAACCCAAATTACTTTTGTGTATACTACAAAAGGCAATATTACAGAAGTAATTAATCCAGCAATTAAAAACCAGCGTACTACTGTTGAAAAAAGTTTCTTTGCGAAGTAAAAAAATGTAAGCAAAATAAAACATTGCTAATAACCCGCTCGATTTTAGTATAAAAATGAAAAGTGCTTCCATAACTATTTTTATTATTTGCCTTCTGTTGGATTTTCGATCATGTTTAAGATTTCACGTAATTCATCTGCCGAAATTTTTTCTTCTTTAGCAAAAAAAGAAACCATGCTTTTGTATGAGCTATTAAAATAATTATCTATTGCAGTGCTCATGAACCCTTTTCTATAATCTTCTATGCTTACTGCTGGATAATACTGATGTGTATTTCCGAAAGCATTGTGTGCAACATAACCCTTTTCTTCTAGATTGCGAACAATGGTAGATAAAGTGTTATAATGAGGCTGATCTTCTAAAATCTCTGCTTGAATCTCTTTCACAAAAGCTTTTTTTAGCTTCCATAAGATATGCATGATTTCTTCTTCTTTATTGGTCAGTTTTTGCATTTCGTAATTATTTAAAAGATTAAAACGTCTTTATTTCTTAGTTTTAATTTCGACTATGCCATTTTCACCTTTTTCACCAAAAAGAGCTACAGCATCAAGACTTCTATAAACCTTTACCGATTTAATGCTCGCTAGGCGGAAGACTATTCATATCAAAATCAGAAGACATATCTATTCCGTCTAGAATTATAAGTGGCGAACTTGTTTTTACATTAGTTTTTGCGAGCATTTGAAACAGCAACAGTTGTACCTGCATCAGTTGTTGTTATCACTTTAGTATTATTGTCTTTGTCAACAATTACAGTAGTGCTACTAGTAGATGAGTTAGTATTGCTACTAGTTTTTGTGCTAGTATTAGAATTAGTGTTAACATTGGTTTCTGAATTAGAAGTTAAATTTTTGTTTACCGCAGTTTTAGAAGTTTTGTTTTTTTTGTCATTTACGCTTACTCTCTTGCTTGTAGCGGCTTTTTCTTCAAAAGTTTTTATACCAGCTTTTATAGTGCCGTTTTTATTTAAAATTACAAGGATTCCAAAATCTTTGATGGCTTCATCTCCACTTTGTATAGATTGAGATTTTTGTGTTCCATAGACTACATCAACTTTAAGAGATGTTAATTGATTTTCTGAGTTTCTTTTGATGTCAGAAACTTCTAAATCAATGTTGTAAGTTGATTTTAAATCCTTTTTTAGATCTTTAAACTCGGTGTCGGTTGTTTTTTTTGTGATTTTGAAAATATTCACCGATTTAATTTCGTTCGAAACTATTTCTAAATTTTGCTGTCTTTCTTTTGCAACTACTTCTACCTGAAATAAAATTACAAAAGCAGCCAAGGCAGGAATTACGGTATAATACTTCCATGAATTCCTCTTTTTTGATTGATTTTTGTTTAACATGACTATTCGTTTTTTGATTAATGATTGATAAAAATGATTGGTGATTGCAACACAATTTTCGTGCGTTGTTATTTTTAAAAGAGTGTATTGATACGCTTTTTTGTCTGTAAGTTTTTTAGAAGCTTCACTATCAGCAATGAATTCTAAGTTTTGGCTAATTGCTTTTTTGTAAAGCCATACAATTGGATTGAACCAGAAAATAATGCTGAAGATTCTAGAAATCAATACATCAAGAGTATGATTTTGATCGCTATGAACTTTTTCATGTTCCAAAATACTCTCTAATTCTGAAGCAGTGTACAGTGATGAGTTGTACACAATATATTCGAAATAGGAGAAAGGCGCGATGTTTTCGTTTATATCTACAAATTTAAAATCGGCTTGCTGTTTGATTTTTTTCCTTTTATAATAGCATTCAAACTATAAAAGTCAATTGCTAGTTTTATTGTAAAGATTAGAAAACCAATACCGTATAATCCTAGAATAATATAATTCCAATTAAATTCTGCAGATTCATTTTGAGTAACACTTAATAATGTTGATTGAATATTTGTGTTTAAATCGGGAGCAGCATCAATCCAAATTACTTTCGTGTAAGTCAATAATGGTAAAATTATTGAGACAATCA
It encodes:
- a CDS encoding EamA family transporter, with translation MKNREISLPPVPAVLLAIISVQCGAAIAKTLFPTIGAAGTASMRIGISALILLLAYRPNLKAITLQQWKIVIPYGLSLGAMNLIFYIAIEKIPIGLAVTLEFVGPLLLAIAGSKRLVDYCWVMLAAIGILLIAPWTNDRLDPIGIICALLAGAFWSAYIVLGGKISKIMNDGYAVSTGMLFAALLVLPFGFLESGLDNLTPKLFGMGVALALLSSAIPFTLEMKALGKLPPRTFSILMSLEPAAASICAFIFLHENLSFHEILAVVCVVVASAGATLTAKK
- a CDS encoding BlaI/MecI/CopY family transcriptional regulator, with translation MQKLTNKEEEIMHILWKLKKAFVKEIQAEILEDQPHYNTLSTIVRNLEEKGYVAHNAFGNTHQYYPAVSIEDYRKGFMSTAIDNYFNSSYKSMVSFFAKEEKISADELREILNMIENPTEGK
- a CDS encoding SsrA-binding protein, whose protein sequence is MYKLLAKLNKLLLPSFTKQGLDISKAKKWQMAIIGYRAYVTKKALGN
- a CDS encoding fasciclin domain-containing protein yields the protein MKTRKFLATAVLALAFGFTSFAQKSVMVGGAAMYPNKNIIENAVNSKDHTTLVAAVKAADLVTTLEGKGPFTVFAPTNEAFDKLPKGTVETLLKPENKKKLQTILTYHVASGKWSSADIAKAIKDGKGKATIKTVSGGTLTAWMKGKDLYITDENGNKAKVTIADVNQSNGVIHVVDAVLLPKN
- a CDS encoding M56 family metallopeptidase, whose product is MHSDQKHTIDVLISRIFCILFWFNPIIWLYKKAILQNLEFIADSEASKKIADKKAYQYTLLKITTHETCVAITNHFYQSLIKKRIVMLNKNQSNKRNYWKYSAVIPALGAFVLLFQIKTIAQEKKQTETPTIQRDTVKDAEETIKITKNTTDKELNELPGKLKSNHNLDVEISDVKRNTKEELTAIQIKVKSDSGKKQTIKIDGDDAIKDCELAIGTDENGAKSININTDRNLRMPIIIRNERVVVRNHADSDVVAPVPPTPPTFPGGPIPPAPPIDMSKMPKPPIAPKNPTDKVAMAKFEKDMEAFGKQMEAFEPQLKAYEKQIESIMSQRAEVYEKEMAKYEIAMEKFNANMEKFSYDFKFDFGDDSKDYESNMKQYEQDMKQYELDMKQHAKDMKQHAKDMKQHAKDMKEMEKQNKKA
- a CDS encoding serine hydrolase, producing MKKLIIVLFLCFSFSILAQKNTAEKNIYIAMDKTASLLMGKSKANSISIGVVKNGKTFTRHYGEIDKGKENVANNNTIFEVASITKLFTGLLTAQAVVEGKLNPDDDIRKYITGSYPNLEYNGTPITIKDLVSFRTGFDKDLPDNAELRKNRNDSSYLAFKKMDEMYSREKFFEDLKTIKLDTLPGTKFKYSNGSLNLTAHILENIYQKSYETLLKENIFSKLDMQSSGINLNPNAVIANGYNLKGVLMPNISDNLWGAAGMLKSTLGDLTKFIAYELNTKNKIIQETQRNLLNSETTWNGYFWDYIQVDENGKNCWKHGGAFGTQNMLVIYPERHLGISIIVNISDENTGNALGEAVIRLSNDLLSVNKKQSGIYGYKIVNDNVVFLYEHDKNLDPKLVKNVSIAGSFDKWNPNDPNFQMIQKSKNTFELSVPKSQFEKNKTHLFKFVINKTGWMEAPKNVINRETDGDENLILRI